The Nocardia higoensis genome has a segment encoding these proteins:
- the rplN gene encoding 50S ribosomal protein L14, translating to MIQQESRLRVADNTGAKEILCIRVLGGSSRRYAGIGDIIVATVKDAIPGGNVKRGDVVKAVVVRTVKERRRPDGSYIKFDENAAVLIKADNDPRGTRIFGPVGRELRDKKFMKIVSLAPEVL from the coding sequence GTGATTCAGCAGGAGTCGCGACTGCGCGTCGCCGACAACACGGGTGCGAAGGAAATCCTCTGCATCCGCGTTCTCGGTGGTTCGTCGCGTCGCTATGCCGGTATCGGCGACATCATCGTCGCCACCGTGAAGGACGCCATCCCCGGCGGCAACGTCAAGCGGGGTGACGTGGTCAAGGCCGTCGTCGTGCGCACCGTCAAGGAGCGCCGCCGTCCGGACGGTTCCTACATCAAGTTCGACGAGAACGCCGCCGTTCTCATCAAGGCGGACAACGATCCGCGCGGCACTCGTATCTTCGGCCCCGTCGGCCGCGAGCTGCGCGACAAGAAGTTCATGAAGATCGTCTCGCTGGCTCCGGAGGTGCTCTGA
- the rplX gene encoding 50S ribosomal protein L24, translating to MKVHKGDTVLVISGKDKGAKGKVIQAYPQDNRVLVEGVNRIKKHVADSANQRGASSGGIVTQEAPIHVSNVMVVDSDGKPARIGYRTDENGKRVRISRRNGKDI from the coding sequence ATGAAGGTGCACAAGGGCGACACCGTGCTCGTCATCTCGGGTAAGGACAAGGGCGCCAAGGGCAAGGTCATCCAGGCCTACCCGCAGGACAACCGCGTCCTCGTCGAGGGCGTCAACCGGATCAAGAAGCACGTCGCGGACTCGGCCAACCAGCGCGGCGCCTCCTCCGGCGGCATCGTGACCCAGGAAGCCCCCATCCACGTGTCCAACGTGATGGTCGTCGACTCCGACGGCAAGCCGGCCCGCATCGGCTACCGGACCGACGAGAACGGCAAGCGGGTCCGCATCTCCCGTCGCAACGGGAAGGACATCTGA
- the rplE gene encoding 50S ribosomal protein L5, protein MTTTEKTQPRLKVRYREEVRDALNNEFDYANVMQIPGVVKVVVNMGVGDAARDAKLINGAVEDLALITGQKPLVRKATKSIAQFKLREGMPIGAKVTLRGDRMWEFLDRLVSIALPRIRDFRGLSPKQFDGNGNYTFGLSEQSMFHEIDVDSIDRPRGMDITVVTTATNNEEGRALLKHLGFPFKEN, encoded by the coding sequence ATGACTACGACTGAGAAGACCCAGCCGCGCCTCAAGGTTCGCTACCGCGAAGAGGTCAGGGACGCGCTGAACAACGAGTTCGACTACGCCAACGTGATGCAGATCCCGGGCGTGGTGAAGGTCGTCGTGAACATGGGTGTCGGCGACGCCGCCCGTGACGCCAAGCTGATCAACGGCGCCGTCGAGGACCTGGCCCTCATCACCGGCCAGAAGCCGCTGGTCCGCAAGGCCACCAAGTCCATCGCGCAGTTCAAGCTGCGTGAGGGCATGCCGATCGGCGCGAAGGTCACCCTGCGCGGCGACCGCATGTGGGAGTTCCTGGATCGCCTGGTCTCCATCGCGCTGCCCCGTATCCGCGACTTCCGCGGCCTGTCGCCGAAGCAGTTCGACGGCAACGGCAACTACACGTTCGGTCTGAGCGAGCAGTCGATGTTCCACGAGATCGACGTGGACTCCATCGACCGTCCGCGCGGTATGGACATCACCGTGGTCACCACCGCGACCAACAACGAAGAAGGCCGTGCCCTGCTGAAGCACCTCGGCTTCCCGTTCAAGGAGAACTGA
- a CDS encoding type Z 30S ribosomal protein S14, with protein MAKKALVNKANAKPKFAVRAYTRCQRCGRPHAVYRKFGLCRVCLRDMAHKGELPGVHKSSW; from the coding sequence ATGGCGAAGAAAGCTCTGGTCAACAAGGCCAATGCGAAGCCGAAGTTCGCGGTCCGCGCCTACACCCGCTGCCAGCGCTGCGGCCGGCCGCACGCGGTCTACCGCAAGTTCGGCCTGTGCCGCGTGTGCCTGCGCGACATGGCGCACAAGGGCGAGCTGCCCGGCGTGCACAAGAGCTCCTGGTGA
- a CDS encoding Uma2 family endonuclease, with product MPSPQSERPDLPEYLTWDELEQLPDEIASQIELWEGRVVWLRRGPAEHQAFTFALTAALKRCTREAKMHRPDECWRADFETNVFFGETGKSDFVTPDFLVYRCPLVPYQDIRAKDVLIAGEVLSPSNTQTDIEDKKARYAKAGIPWYWEVALDRERSAIRYVHAYALETTHGRLPAGVRPLYPANYLLVGKWSAGASAGIDLDVPFPIRIPWSELEF from the coding sequence ATGCCGAGTCCGCAGTCCGAGCGCCCGGACCTCCCCGAGTATTTGACCTGGGATGAACTCGAACAGTTGCCGGATGAGATCGCGAGCCAGATCGAGCTGTGGGAAGGACGAGTGGTGTGGCTGCGGAGGGGACCCGCGGAGCATCAGGCGTTCACCTTCGCGCTGACGGCCGCACTGAAGCGATGCACTCGGGAAGCGAAGATGCACCGGCCGGACGAATGTTGGCGTGCGGATTTCGAGACGAATGTGTTCTTCGGTGAAACAGGAAAATCCGACTTCGTGACACCGGACTTCCTGGTCTACCGGTGCCCCCTCGTTCCCTATCAGGACATTCGGGCCAAGGATGTCCTGATCGCGGGAGAGGTCCTCTCGCCGTCGAATACCCAGACCGATATCGAGGACAAGAAGGCGCGCTATGCGAAGGCCGGCATCCCCTGGTACTGGGAGGTGGCGTTGGATCGAGAGCGGAGCGCCATCCGCTATGTCCACGCCTACGCGTTGGAGACCACGCACGGGCGGCTGCCCGCGGGCGTGCGTCCGCTGTATCCGGCCAACTATCTGCTGGTCGGCAAGTGGTCGGCGGGAGCCTCGGCCGGGATCGACCTCGATGTGCCGTTCCCGATCCGCATCCCTTGGTCGGAACTCGAGTTCTGA
- a CDS encoding dihydrofolate reductase family protein — MVTRQNLEFHWRNSGVIGGELIEAVTALKNEPGGDIAMSGSVSVVRQLLAAGLLDELHLLVHPIVVGKGERLFEGGGPTLPLQNRAGYIGHVPTGVVK, encoded by the coding sequence GTGGTCACTCGGCAGAACCTCGAGTTCCACTGGCGCAACTCCGGGGTCATCGGCGGCGAGCTGATCGAGGCGGTGACCGCGCTGAAGAACGAGCCCGGCGGCGACATCGCCATGAGTGGGTCGGTGTCGGTGGTCCGGCAACTGCTGGCCGCCGGACTGCTGGACGAACTGCACCTGCTGGTGCATCCGATCGTCGTCGGCAAAGGGGAACGCCTGTTCGAAGGCGGTGGCCCCACCCTGCCGCTGCAGAACCGTGCTGGATACATTGGTCACGTCCCGACTGGCGTCGTGAAGTAG
- a CDS encoding DUF2834 domain-containing protein, with product MPTPDTRPDWRERALLVIFLTAFIGQNAIAIPYVRKNGPRSVADFFVGDILRTTPGRFAMTDLGFVVIGFHTWAFGEAKRLGILRWWAASMVLTFGVGIATAIPFFFLARERALTRAV from the coding sequence ATGCCAACCCCTGACACACGCCCCGACTGGCGCGAGCGCGCACTGCTGGTCATCTTCCTGACCGCCTTCATCGGCCAGAACGCCATCGCCATCCCCTACGTGCGGAAGAACGGTCCGCGGTCGGTCGCCGACTTCTTCGTCGGCGATATTCTCCGGACGACACCCGGCCGCTTCGCGATGACCGACCTCGGCTTCGTCGTCATCGGCTTCCACACCTGGGCCTTCGGCGAGGCCAAACGCCTGGGCATCCTCCGGTGGTGGGCAGCCTCGATGGTGCTCACCTTCGGCGTCGGCATCGCGACGGCGATCCCGTTCTTCTTCCTCGCCAGAGAGCGCGCGCTGACACGGGCGGTGTGA
- a CDS encoding DUF4352 domain-containing protein, protein MKPRNTAPGTLRRTDGGLSSRLAPTWIVLLLSAACLLSAGCGSDSSAASEGKATQIPVPARSALPIRDGQFEFIVASIESGISTIGGPSSGRDADGQFAVVHVQVTNTGDTRSVFDYSYQELLDDKGATYAPDLVGNMSLNGEFRHEYNPDAATTIQLAFDIPEDATPATLVMRASEGSPGVRIDLS, encoded by the coding sequence ATGAAGCCGCGCAACACAGCTCCCGGAACCCTGCGAAGAACCGACGGCGGGCTTTCCTCCCGGCTCGCGCCCACCTGGATCGTGCTCCTGCTGAGCGCGGCGTGCCTGCTGAGCGCGGGCTGCGGCAGCGACTCGAGCGCCGCCTCCGAGGGCAAGGCGACGCAGATTCCGGTGCCCGCCCGCAGCGCCCTGCCGATCCGCGACGGGCAATTCGAATTCATCGTCGCCAGTATCGAATCCGGCATCTCCACGATCGGCGGCCCCTCCTCCGGACGTGACGCGGACGGGCAGTTCGCCGTCGTCCACGTCCAGGTCACCAACACCGGCGACACCCGAAGCGTCTTCGACTACTCCTACCAGGAGCTTCTCGACGACAAGGGCGCCACCTACGCCCCCGACCTCGTCGGCAACATGTCGCTCAACGGCGAGTTCCGCCACGAGTACAACCCCGACGCGGCCACCACCATCCAGTTGGCCTTCGACATCCCCGAGGACGCGACCCCCGCGACGCTCGTCATGCGCGCCTCCGAGGGCTCCCCCGGCGTCCGCATCGACCTTTCCTGA